From Caulobacter segnis, a single genomic window includes:
- a CDS encoding HU family DNA-binding protein → MTTKAELVTAIAEKAGINKNQAKDALEAFIDAVTDSLKSGQDVRLVGFGTFKAVTRAAGTARNPRTGETVNRPASKTARFQVGEGLKSSLNG, encoded by the coding sequence ATGACCACAAAAGCCGAACTCGTTACGGCGATCGCCGAGAAGGCGGGCATCAACAAGAACCAGGCCAAGGACGCGCTGGAAGCTTTCATCGACGCCGTCACCGACTCGCTGAAATCGGGTCAGGACGTTCGCCTGGTCGGCTTCGGCACCTTCAAGGCCGTGACCCGCGCCGCCGGCACCGCCCGAAACCCGCGCACCGGCGAGACGGTCAACCGTCCCGCTTCGAAGACCGCGCGCTTCCAGGTCGGCGAAGGCCTGAAGTCCTCGCTGAACGGCTAA